The Peromyscus leucopus breed LL Stock chromosome 4, UCI_PerLeu_2.1, whole genome shotgun sequence genome segment TGCTTTAGTCCAGTGTTTCCTAACTATGATCCATTCCCTGTGTTTTGTAATAGTAATGCatatcctatgccattatatgttgaaggtatgtgatctgatttttgatttgatttttacaAGGGATCATAGTTAAGGGATTGCATGAATCTCCaaaagagattttgaactttgcaCTTTTGAACGATACTTAAACTGTGAtagactgtggggacttttgaagttggagtaaatgcattttgcattatgatattgttaagGGTTTATAGGGGCcaaggagtagaatgtggtagtttgaatgtatttatcCTCACACTCTCATAGGGAGTGTATTAGgatgtatggctttgttggagtgggtatggctttgttgTTGTGAGGATGGAagttgaggtttcctatgctcatgaTATCACCCTATGGGTCagccaacttcctgttgcctctgagtcaagatgtaggactcccagCTTCTGCACCACATCTgactgcacaccaccatgttcccAACTACGATTATAATGGACtgaaccactgaaactgtaagcaagtcccctcaattaaatgtatttttcatttataagagtttccatggtcatggtgtctctttacagcaataaatgCCTAactaaggaaagaagaaaacattgaaaattGTAAACTACCTCTAATATTATTATACTGTTTATCATGTATTATAACATTTATATTTCTATGTATATTCTAAATGTTTTCTAACATATTTATGGTTATCTATCATATCAACATCCCTTTGTtactttttctatttcattttctttaagcttAAACCTATCGTGCATACCATCTGGAGTTGCAGCATAATTACTTTCAAGTAAGCTTAGTTTTGAAAGTTTATTTAATTTAGTAATGGTGTGATTTCATATGATCTTAATGTGTAATTTGTATAGAATAATGACAGAAATAGgttatattttcaaaagaagGAAACTAAATCTCAAGTAAATTTTCTAAGCACAATTTTCTAAACACAGTATTAGAGTTGTAACTCTCTTATGTTATATGTATTACCTGGCTCTATGAATATTCTACTTTCATTGATAGACTATTTGGTGTCAATCATTTCATATTGTATTTACTTGCAAATTATTCTCTTGTTTATTATGGGAAACCAAAATCACCTGGGTACTTTTCTATCCCGAGAGAATCAATGTGTTCTTTCCCCTGGGCATCCTGTATACTACAAGAATTGTTCAAAGGCCTGCTGTATGAAGAAAATTACACAATATTTACTGCTTGCCATGTGTGACTAAGACAAGCATTTCCAAAGTAAGAGGAAAATCTATCATGTACAATACATTTAGAAACTATATTCTTGAATTTGAAATTATACTACATGCTTTATTttgcaattaatttttaaaattctgtaaaaatttttaattatttttgagattataattacaatatttcttcctttcctttcctccttccacacCCTACCATATATCAATCCCTGCTCTCTTCCAAAATTGTGACCTCAGTTTTTACTCATTGATATtctatgcatgtacatatatatttctaaatataacaaactcagtccatataatattgtatttatgttttggggactgaccatttggcacaGTGGTAATGGGAGAGGTGGTATTTCCCAAAGaagaatttattaattattttaacacTTAATTTGATAATAAGATTCTacttaaataaatgtatattgcAATTGAAGCATAAGTCTTCTAGGTAACTTATTGTGTGGCCAAAAATTTGTTGATTAGGAATCTGTTTTTATTTACACAAGAAAAGTGAGATtaagagaaggaaaactgaagaTTACATCTCAAATTAGGAAAACATATGAAAtgcataaaaaatttaaagacctcAAACCAAAAATTGGTTTATGCTCTCTGAGGATCTTGTGATTAAGTGATTTATACAAAATTTacctttatttataaattttaagaattcAATACAGAAACAATTGGGCCTTTTATTGAAATTTCTTACATAAGCTTAGCTACTTCATCAAATCAATCAGATACGTAGAAACATGTCTTTGTGTTGATTCCAGGAAGCATTGATTCCTGAGTATTGACATATCATGGGAAGTTCACAAGTTCCCTCGGAATAGCATAGGTATGGGCACAGGGAAGCCTGGGCTAGAATCCTGGCTTTGTTACCTGTGACATGGTCTAGTTGAGTCTCAGATCTAAACAAGAAAAGTAAGTTGAATCATTTATTTTACAGGTTATCACATAGACTATAGAAGAcgccacacaccacacacatgcacacaatctaTCACCTCTTTTAGCATTATAATAACGCCACAGCTGAAGTCACTGTTTTCTTCCTGTGATCCCTGTGCTTCCGCTGCTATTGGAGTAAGGTATGTATACTGACAGAGTTGAGGGGGCTGATTTCATGCCTGTCTTCAAGACTGATTATGATTTGTTAAAATTTTTGGATCTATATTTTAACCTTTGCAATTCCTTACTAGTAAAATCAAATAGGTCTAATTATAATCCATGAAAAATTCtaaatataatatagaaatgattttGTTGTGTGTGATGAAATGTCTAAACAACACATTTGATTTTGGCTACAGGGACTTTTACCAGATATCTAATGAAAATTAGATAATTGTTTCTGTAGAATTTGGTATAGAAGAGAATATATTGGCAAATTTCTAAACTATCTTTGTTTTAGAGCTAAGAATGTGAGCAAGTGAAAACTTTTGATCAAATGACTGGTGTGAATTGATCTCTCAATGCAAGACAAGTATTCAAAAAGTATAGTGGAAATTTAACTAAATACCATTATTACCTGATTGCAAGCAGATATGACTAAACAGTATAGTGTCAACATCAGTAAAATGTATGCAAATGGTAATCAGTAATTATAATCTCATGGAACTTCATTTTAAGATATgttctgtcatatatatatatgtatattatatatatatatatataatagttttctaaatattaataattGGCTTGCTGTGACCCATTAATAGCTCAATACTATGATTTaaaattccttatttattttttcttagatttgagtaaaatataaatacatatttaggTTTATATAGGCCTTGTATTACTATTTTAGTAAATATCATTATATAATAAACACTCCACaatatattttagtaaatatCATAATAAACATTCcacaatatttttctcttaaaattaagCAATGTATAATTCCACCAACAATTTTATTCAATCTTATTTATACTTTGATACATAGAAACAAGTGTTCCCTACTCACTCtgtaaataagtaataaatctGAAATGTTAACACAGAAGTTTCATTCAAAATATAGTGTTACTAATTCCTTCCGATCATCTTTTCTCAGCTTTGTCAAAAATGTGAAGGTTAAACTTTGGATTTAGCTGAGTTTTCTTCTGCAAGTGTGTGAGTCAAAACATGCAGTTGTGTTTCATAGAGTCTAGATGGTGAACCTTCTGGTGTCACATTGTGCAGTTTGACTTAATTTAGATTGTATTCCTGATACTTTTCAGAGATCCTTTGCACTTGTATGCCAAGGATTCTTTAAGTAGAAGATAAGGAATGGAAAAAAAGGCAATGAATAGTACTAAGCTGAATCACATTTTTATGATGTTTGATAAATGcattatttttccatatatttgTACATGCTAATTTatgtctttataatttttattaatataatcaaACTAAATATGAGTTGTTACAGttgtgtatatttataaaaatgcacTATTTTTCATTATACAAAacctggattttttattttattttagatttctgAAATTATGTATAAGAACtcagtgaatattttatttaacccCACAATTTTAACTCTAAATAAACCTCCATCATAGACCTGAGCCTTTTCTTGGAATCGAAAAACAAGCGGTTCCCTTCTTTTAGAATAGTTTCCAGCTGCTATACAGCTGACAGGTGGTGGTTTCAATATGAAACATGTAAACCAACCAGTCACAAATGATTCAGCCAAACCTGCTGTAAGGAGACTGTTCATGAATTGAAACAAGTTAATGTCTGatatcctgaaaaaaaatcaagagccacgatgacttttttccccctctaattTTAGAGATTGAAACCAGGGCTTGTTCACTATAGGTAAGTGAAAGGAAAAGTAGCAGCTCAGGACTcccaaggccaagttctcagcacaaagcagctttatttgccCTAGAAGGACAAAGGGCAGAGATAAGGAACAAacacaggagatagaggacagaggagggagaagaggaaggcaacaagggaaagggggcagggatattcttctgggaagaaggaggagaatggCTCAGGgtactgcctctggatagaggagaCACAACCATGGCCCAGAAGCAAATGGTGTCTATAAAGGGAAAATGTGAAATCTTGTGTTAGAacgaggtgtttaattttaattgggcatgttaattaggtgagccaaagggggcttttgatttcTGAACTTTAATACTTTGAAAACTGGACCTTAGTACTCTGCctcaagaagaggaagtggacaaataagggaatagacctttgGAGGTAGCTTCAAGCATACAATCTAGTGGTTTTCAgtaaggcagagggaatgggggagaagggcaaggcctgtcaGAGGCATATACTTAAGTGGGCTAGGGTTGCTTCAGGAAGAAGGTTACATCACCAGGTCCTCACACTGAACACTTCCTGCAACATACTGTTTGGTCCAGGATCTcacaataatgggggacagaccaccaaagtctattacaccagaagcaaactttattccagaaaaaataaaataaaataaacatcacCTCAGGGCAAAAAAAAACTTATTAGCTAGATGAGACCACAGCCAGATTTGGATTTTAAGTCTGTGGCAGTTGGAGGGGGATTATGAGTTCCTTTTTATAGTAAGGGGGAAGGCATTAGGTACAGAGTGCTTGCTAGGAGTCCCATAGAAttaactattaaaagttaactttggtccagacagttgttggctataaggggcaagTGGGTTAACtgttaacccctggctgttgacagaggagctggctataaagtagacagccattgttagcagttaacctttagagaTAAAGACTGTCAGTTTTTATCTCTTaagcatatattttttttctatattcctGGATCCTTCATTTACATTTAATGTGAAATTTACATTTCAATCATGGGAGCTTCCACCTGATTCAGGAGAGTTGTCAGAATTTCCTGTTGCTTCGTGCTTGTGGTTCATGATATaacatttcttttgagaaatatttctGTGACAATTAATGCTTATTGTTACTGAGGAATATTTAGCTTACAGTGCATTTATCAATTCCATGGCACAGGTACTAAAAGAATGACCAAGCATGATTTCTGAAACAAATGtacctcaaaataaatataaagatttgtttgtattttttaatttttaattttaatttttttgaatcaGGGTCAATTACGGCCCTGGTTTGTCTGGACAtggcaatgtagaccaggctaattAAACTCATGGAGTTCAATCCTGGCCTCTGCTAGAATTAAGGTCATGAGTCATTATGCCTTCTCCAAAGGTACATATTTTTCATATGCATATGTCATTGCCACATAAATTGAGATCTGTCATACTATAATTTTGTTgataatttaaaaactgtaattgttttaaaaataaagaaaaaacctaAAATTCAGAAGTAAGTGGGTATGCAGTAATGTTTATTTCAAGAAAGAAGaactaaaacacattttaaaatttattggttgttgttgtttttactttgtttttcattttcaaaaaagaCTCATGAACTATTCTGCTCATCGTAGTAAATCATGAATTAATGAAATGAGAAACTgtcaaaatatataaaggcaaACTTGAATGAGTTTGAAATATAAGGCAAATTCAGGCCATGTTTTATTATCTCATATTCACTTATTGATACAGATACAGTTTCCCtcatttaaattcaaattatCTCACCATCTATACATGGCTGCTCATATTTTATATTCGAGAATTGAAGAAAATTATTACACAGACCCTGTGTAGAACCTAGGATGCATCCTGAGGTTTATAATTATGAATACAATGTAGTATGAAAGTAGGTAAAAATCTTTAATAGAAAGAAGTGGGCATTTTCAAGATTAGATTGAGTGATTCTGAATATAAAAAACATagcaaaaatgtgaaaatatttttttcaatttatttttaacagtgtAATGTATCTACTTGGTCTCAACTTCCTTATGACTGCTGCTGCCACCAAGGATAAAGGCTTTGTTATGATTTTCTTAAACATGAACCAAGGGATGTGATGAGTGGACAGAGTTCTCAAAGGGTATTGGTCTTACAACCTATAATGCTAAAATATGTCAAGAAGTCCACAAGGTTATGATGTACAAAGAATTCCAGTGAACAATGTCACAGACATCACCATGTTTATACTAACAGGCTTCACAAACGATGCTGACATGCAAGTCTTCTTATTTCTcttgtttcttgccatctacCTTTTTACTCTTATAGGTAACCTGGGACTGGTTTTGCTCGTCATTGGAGATTCTCGGCTCCATAATCCCATGTactattttttaagtgttttatcaTTCCTAGATGCCTGTTATTCCACAGTTGTCACCCCAAAGATGTTGgtcaattttctttcaaaagataAATCCATTTCATATCCTGGATGTGTGACAGAGATGTTTCTCTTTGTTACTTTTGGAACCACAGAATGCTTCCTGTTGGCAGCAATGGCTTATGATCGCTATGTTGCTATCTACAACCCCCTTGTGTATGCAGTGAACATGTCACCTAGAGTCTACTTACCCCTCATCATAGCTTCCTATGCAGGTGGAATTATGCATGCTACTATACACACAGTAGCTACTTTTAGCCTTTCTTTCTGTGCATCCAATGAAATAAGGCATGTCTTCTGTGATATTCCTCCATTGCTTGCTATTTCATGTTCTAACACACATATAAACCAGCTTCTGCTCTTCTATTGTGTGGGTTCCATTGAGATCATCACCATCCTGATTGTCCTGGTGTCTTATAGTTTCATACTCTTTGTAATTCTTAAGATGCGTTCTGCTGAAGGGAGGAGAAAAATCTTCTCTACATGTGGATCTCACCTCACAGGAGTGTCCATTTATCATGGGACAATTCTTTTCATGTATGTGAGACCCAGTTCCAACTATGCCTTAGAACATGACATGATAGTGTCCACATTTTACACTATTGTGATTCCAATGTTGAATCCCATCATCTATAGTCTGAGAAACAAAGATGTAAAAGAGGCAATGAAAAAAATTTTGGAGAGAAATTTATTCATcaataaagtacatttttaaaatataataatgtggattggggatttagctcagtggtagagcacttgtctagcaagcacaaggtcctgggttcaatcctcagctcaaatatatatatatatgtgtgtgtgtgtgtgtgtgtgtgtgtgtgtgtgtgtgtgtaatgaccaTTATAAGTCTtattttacagagaaaaaaaCTCCTGAGATTTTGTTAATATTGCCTATCTTCCAAAAGTTTAGAGCTGACTTGTTAGTAgtatctctgtttctgtttgtcaAAGATAGGAATAAATACCACTTATATAGCTATGGATAAATTGAAACATGAGTATATTAAAATACTATTGATACATATGTTTTTTGTCATTCAGTCATTTGATTTTTCTGTAGTATTAATGCCAATAGGAGTCTATTCTTTGTACTCTTATCATATAGGTTATAATAAGCTCTCTTTACTCACTCTAAATTGAATGTCATTCTTCAATTCCCCTTCCCTATCTTTAATGCAATCACTGGATATCTCCGACCATACTCAGAACAAACTAATCACCTAGGTGGGTTTTAGCCATGTTCAACTTAAAACTCTATTAATCTTTGGCTGCtgtggaaatcactttgtagatgaggctaCTCTCAAAATAACAGTcatctgcctacctttgcctcttgagtgcttgaATTAATaatgtgagccaccacaactgACTAGCCATAAATCAGTCATTATTCAAAGGTTTAATTTTATCAGCATGTTTACTTAGTTTCATAGGGATTTATTCCTAGTTAATTTATGTTATGGAACACTAGAAATTAAACCgttgaataatgaatgaatgatatatatataaagattctATAGTGGTAAGTTTTCATGTGgctttttcaaatgtctttagtGTTAAGTACACCTCTTCATGGTCTTTCTTCCACCTGACCATCACTGCTACACTTAATCATTCTTGTTCCATTATTTTCCCTTCTTAACATTACctaattttttaaaggtatagCACACACCATTACTGAAACaggaattcattttataaaaattaatgtacTTAGTCATACCaccattgtttttcattttatgatgTTTTGAAATGAGTATTATGGAATAAAAGAATTTCCTACTTCAGAAGTAATATAAACATTCTTATTTTACTAAATTCAAATGTTGGTAGTATTCCAGAGTTATTTTGTTTAGTAGTCCATGATAGAAAACCAAAATTTAGCTACCTTTAAAGttttggaaaaaatatttcaatcaAGGATCTTCTTatggctttattattattttcaaataaacatgCATAGCCATTATCAAGGATAGAAAAAGATGAACACAAAGAATAATAATGAGTTTTTTTATAGTTAAggatatcttttaaatatttagcaAATCCATCAAGAACACAGACTTAGGTAGTTTTCAACAAAATAAGTtatctccttttcatttttttttttgctctatttTTTACATCATTGTTTCAGAAACCAACTGGTGGTATGATAATCTTCATGACTTGCTATTTGGTTTGCTGTTTGTCCCAGACAATACATTAAATTTGATGCAATTTCATTCTTTCCTCTCATCTAAATCACCTTTCTCTATAACAATTCTTTGATTTCCTCTGTGCTTAAGGCCATGTTTTTAAATGACTTGAAATTTTTAATACGATCTAAAGATTTTACTGTATTAAAGCtatattcttaaaaaattaaatacccaTATTTCCCCATTAACAAAATGCAACCCCAAATGTATCAGAGACTCATGAAAGAACTGAAATTTTGAAGTTGATGGAGGAAACAGTATGGAAACTTCACCTAAGTGTAGATGTCCTGGAACCACTTCTCACTCCCCATTCACACACTGATGCTTAGGCCTCTGAAGACTGAACCCAAACACCATTAGGTCAACCATGATCTGAGAAGATAAGAAAAATCAAATGGAGAACCAATTATTCACTCCACAAAGTTGATACCAAATTTCTATATTGAAAAACCATGCTAACAATCAAAGTCTGAATGCCTGGGTCTCAGtaccaaaacaaacaatacaaattaccaaagaaaatatgaattaccTGTAAAATTCATACCCCATAGAAATGACAACTTagattgctgtggaataatgcttttgtataatattttttaatattttatttttaataaaatgcttactggccagtggccaggcaggaaggataggtgggataagcagacaaggagaattctgggaagaggaatgctGAGTGCAGAAATACTAGCCCACCacctagggagcagcatgtaacagcacacaggtaaaaccacagaacatgtggtgatatatagattaatagaaatggactgagtttaagtgtaacaGCTAGTCAGTCATAATCCTGAgactaatggctaagcagttttaattaatataagcctctgtgtgtttacatgggtctTAGTGGTTGCATACAGgataggacacaggaaatcttccaactataTTAGATAATACACAAGACAATGTTTTCaaattacaattataaatattttcaaagaactcagagaaagtataaataaatgataaaaaggataaaacaaatgattcatgaaataatgaaaataattcaggATATTAAAGTAAGATTTGATTAACAAATATTCTGAAGAAAAGCAATCTTGAAACTTGGAAAGAGAAATTCAGGGAGTCTAATAAAAAACTCATTAGAAATCTTGATCAGTGTATTACATAAAGTGGAAAAGAAACCATTAGGTCTTGAAGTCATGATAGAGGATTTGGAtcactcagtcaaagaaaacgttaaatttaaaaaaatcatttaaaaggaaCAGACACAGATTTTGTGAAATTATAAAAAGACCAAAACtacaaatcatatatatatagaggaaggaaaagacacgtatcaaaattacaaaaataactcTAATGCTATAATAAAAACTCCCAAATATAAGGGAATAGATTTGTGTCTAGGTGCAAGAAGCATACAAAATTCAAAGAAGACAGGACTAGAAAAGAAACCCTCCACATCATGTAGCAGTCCAAATACTAAATGTACagacaaaaaatagaaatactaaGTCTTATATAAAGTCAAACCCCTTCAGAATAACAGTTAATTTGTGGAGAGGTACTTTAAAAGACATAAGGACAATACCCAGAGAGGCCTGctcctaggtcccatccctgggcaacagccattctggggaagacctgcccaacttgtcCTCAGGGTCTGGCCAAGGGATGGGacctccccaaccccaccagGAAGGTTTCCCTTCTCCAAGAACCCCCAGCAggccctgcaatctccatgcctgcccccacacccatctgcccaagaccccagacactttctgagacttagagaccaacCCCAAACTGCCATCCAGCTATGAACTCCCATCTGGATCAGAGGTAAGTGCCTGgggtcatacccagggaggcctgcccctaggtccaTCACTGGGCACTAGCCATTCCAGGGAAAACCTGCCCAAATTGGCACCAATTTCTGGCCATTCGGCGGGGACCCCCATGAAGGTTCCCCTTCTTCaagaccccacccacccacagaccctgcaatctccacgctcTGCCCCCACATCCATCTGTCCAACACCCCAGCCAATGCTTGAGACTTGAACACAGGCAATTtataatgccacagcagtaaaccacaaagaagaaaaatacacacacactaacacacacacacacacacacacacacacacacacaaaataacaggaataaacaatcactggtcattactATCCCTTAATATCGATGGAtgcaattcacctataaaaaaaaaaaaaaaaacacaagcttACATAATGgctatgaaagcaggacccatctttctgctgcatacaagaaacacatctcaaattcaaagatagacactacctaagaataaaaggctgggaaaagactttccaatcaaatggtcttaagaaacaagtgggtgtagccatcctgatatccaggaaaatagacttcaaactaaaatcaatcaaaagagatcaagaagggcaatacatactcatcacaggaaagattcatcaagatgaagtttcaattttgaacatttatgctccaaacacaagggtacccacatatgtaaaagaaacattactgaagcttaaatcacatataaaactccacacattaatagtgggagacttcaacaccccactttcaccactatACAGATCTCTCAAAttcaaacttaacagagaaataaaggacttaactgatgtcatgactcaaattgACTTAATCgatgtctacagaacattccatcctaacaaaaaagagtataacttcttctcagcaccccatggaaccttctctaaaatcgaccacatacttggccacaaagcacatctcaacagatacaaaacaattggaattacctcctgtgttctatcagaccaccatggtttaaagttagatttcaacaacaacaaaaactacagaaaacctacaatctcatggaaactgaataatgctcaactgaatcaccaaggGGTTAAGGAAgaattaaagacagaaattaatgactttctagaaatcaacaaaaatgaagacaacacatacccaaacttatgggaca includes the following:
- the LOC114687452 gene encoding olfactory receptor 1094 yields the protein MSRSPQGYDVQRIPVNNVTDITMFILTGFTNDADMQVFLFLLFLAIYLFTLIGNLGLVLLVIGDSRLHNPMYYFLSVLSFLDACYSTVVTPKMLVNFLSKDKSISYPGCVTEMFLFVTFGTTECFLLAAMAYDRYVAIYNPLVYAVNMSPRVYLPLIIASYAGGIMHATIHTVATFSLSFCASNEIRHVFCDIPPLLAISCSNTHINQLLLFYCVGSIEIITILIVLVSYSFILFVILKMRSAEGRRKIFSTCGSHLTGVSIYHGTILFMYVRPSSNYALEHDMIVSTFYTIVIPMLNPIIYSLRNKDVKEAMKKILERNLFINKVHF